In Phalacrocorax aristotelis chromosome 6, bGulAri2.1, whole genome shotgun sequence, one DNA window encodes the following:
- the NR2C2 gene encoding nuclear receptor subfamily 2 group C member 2 isoform X1: MATNMEVLAQQVVETQQVAEVQTVQTSLSESPVMTSPSQRIQIISTDSSVASPQRIQIVTDQQTGQKIQIVTAVDSAVSPKQQFILASPDGTGAGKVILAAPETSNTKQLIFTTTDNIVPGRIQIVTDSASVERLLGKADVQRPQVVEYCVVCGDKASGRHYGAVSCEGCKGFFKRSVRKNLTYSCRSNQDCIINKHHRNRCQFCRLKKCLEMGMKMESVQSERKPFDVQREKPTNCAASTEKIYIRKDLRSPLIATPTFVADKDGTRSAGLLDPGMLVNIQQPLIRDDGTVLLAADSKAETSQGALGTLANVVTSLANLSESLNNGDTSEVQQEEQSASEITRAFDTLAKALNTTDGTAAHNLADGMDPTGGGNIHVISRDQSTPIIEVEGPLLTDTHVTFKLTMPSPMPEYLNVHYICESASRLLFLSMHWARSIPAFQALGQDCNTSLVRACWNELFTLGLAQCAQVMSLSTILAAIVNHLQNSIQEDKLSGDRIKQVMEHIWKLQEFCNSMAKLDIDGYEYAYLKAIVLFSPDHPGLTSSTQIEKFQEKAQMELQDYVQKTYPEDTYRLARILVRLPALRLMSSSITEELFFTGLIGNVPIDSIIPYILKMETAEYNGQITGTSA; encoded by the exons GTGCAGACTGTTCAGACTTCGCTATCTGAATCACCAGTGATGACCAGCCCTTCCCAACGTATCCAGATAATTTCCACAGACTCCTCTGTAGCTTCACCACAACGCATTCAG ATTGTGACAGATCAGCAAACAGGTCAAAAAATCCAAATAGTGACAGCAGTGGACTCAGCTGTGTCTCCAAAGCAACAGTTTATTTTAGCCAGTCCAGATGGAACTGGTGCAGGAAAGGTGATATTGGCAGCACCTGAGACATCCAACACCAAACAGCTTATCTTTACCACCACGGACAACATTGTGCCAGGCAGAATTCAG ATAGTGACAGACTCTGCTTCGGTGGAACGTTTGCTGGGAAAAGCTGATGTTCAGCGGCCCCAGGTAGTAGAATATTGTGTAGTCTGTGGCGATAAAGCATCAG GTCGTCACTATGGTGCTGTCAGTTGTGAGGGATGCAAAGGTTTCTTTAAAAGGAGTGTGAGGAAGAACTTGACCTACAGTTGTCGTAGCAACCAGGACTGTATCATCAATAAACACCATCGGAATCGTTGCCAGTTTTGTAGGCTTAAGAAATGTCTAGAGATGGGCATGAAAATGGAAT CGGTTCAAAGTGAAAGAAAGCCTTTTGATGTGCAACGTGAAAAACCAACCAACTGTGCAGCTTCCACTGAAAAAATCTATATCAGAAAAGATCTACGAAGCCCTCTAATAGCAACTCCAACATTTGTGGCAGATAAAGATGGGACGCG GTCAGCAGGTCTTCTTGATCCGGGAATGCTTGTGAATATTCAGCAGCCTTTGATCAGGGATGATGGTACAGTCCTCCTAGCTGCTGACTCCAAG GCTGAAACAAGCCAGGGTGCTTTAGGAACACTAGCAAATGTTGTAACATCTCTTGCTAATCTCAGCGAGTCACTAAATAATGGAGATACttctgaagttcaacaagaagaGCAATCTGCAAGTGAGATTACACG ggcatTTGATACTTTGGCTAAAGCACTTAATACCACAGATGGTACAGCAGCTCATAACTTGGCAGATGGGATGGATCCTACAGGAGGAGGGAATATTCATGTAATCAGTAGAGATCAGTCAACACCAATTATTGAAGTGGAAGGACCCCTACTTACAGATACACATGTCACATTTAAG ctGACAATGCCTAGTCCAATGCCAGAGTACCTTAATGTACACTACATCTGTGAGTCAGCATCACGACTACTTTTCCTCTCTATGCACTGGGCTAGGTCCATACCTGCATTTCAAGCTCTGGG GCAGGACTGTAATACAAGCCTTGTGCGTGCCTGCTGGAATGAGCTGTTTACCTTAGGCCTGGCACAGTGTGCACAGGTGATGAGTCTGTCTACTATCCTAGCAGCTATTGTCAACCATCTCCAGAACAGCATACAGGAAG ATAAACTTTCTGGAGACAGAATAAAGCAAGTCATGGAGCACATCTGGAAACTTCAGGAATTCTGTAACAGCATGGCCAAGCTCGATATTGATGGATATGAATATGCATACCTTAAAGCTATAGTCCTCTTTAGCCCTG atCACCCTGGTCTGACCAGTTCAACCCAAATAGAAAAATTCCAGGAGAAGGCACAGATGGAATTGCAGGACTATGTACAAAAAACCTATCCAGAAGATACTTATag GCTAGCCCGGATTCTAGTTCGCCTGCCAGCACTTAGGCTAATGAGCTCTAGCATTACTGAGGAACTATTTTTTACTGGTCTCATTGGAAATGTTCCCATTGACAGCATAATTCCCTACATTCTCAAAATGGAAACAGCAGAATACAATGGTCAAATAACTGGCACATCTGCGTAG
- the NR2C2 gene encoding nuclear receptor subfamily 2 group C member 2 isoform X3, with protein sequence MATNMEVLAQQVVETQQVAEVQTVQTSLSESPVMTSPSQRIQIISTDSSVASPQRIQIVTDQQTGQKIQIVTAVDSAVSPKQQFILASPDGTGAGKVILAAPETSNTKQLIFTTTDNIVPGRIQIVTDSASVERLLGKADVQRPQVVEYCVVCGDKASGRHYGAVSCEGCKGFFKRSVRKNLTYSCRSNQDCIINKHHRNRCQFCRLKKCLEMGMKMESVQSERKPFDVQREKPTNCAASTEKIYIRKDLRSPLIATPTFVADKDGTRSAGLLDPGMLVNIQQPLIRDDGTVLLAADSKAETSQGALGTLANVVTSLANLSESLNNGDTSEVQQEEQSASEITRAFDTLAKALNTTDGTAAHNLADGMDPTGGGNIHVISRDQSTPIIEVEGPLLTDTHVTFKLTMPSPMPEYLNVHYICESASRLLFLSMHWARSIPAFQALGQDCNTSLVRACWNELFTLGLAQCAQVMSLSTILAAIVNHLQNSIQEDKLSGDRIKQVMEHIWKLQEFCNSMAKLDIDGYEYAYLKAIVLFSPDHPGLTSSTQIEKFQEKAQMELQDYVQKTYPEDTYSMFQESDLHQDRPLLQREPTKDKGV encoded by the exons GTGCAGACTGTTCAGACTTCGCTATCTGAATCACCAGTGATGACCAGCCCTTCCCAACGTATCCAGATAATTTCCACAGACTCCTCTGTAGCTTCACCACAACGCATTCAG ATTGTGACAGATCAGCAAACAGGTCAAAAAATCCAAATAGTGACAGCAGTGGACTCAGCTGTGTCTCCAAAGCAACAGTTTATTTTAGCCAGTCCAGATGGAACTGGTGCAGGAAAGGTGATATTGGCAGCACCTGAGACATCCAACACCAAACAGCTTATCTTTACCACCACGGACAACATTGTGCCAGGCAGAATTCAG ATAGTGACAGACTCTGCTTCGGTGGAACGTTTGCTGGGAAAAGCTGATGTTCAGCGGCCCCAGGTAGTAGAATATTGTGTAGTCTGTGGCGATAAAGCATCAG GTCGTCACTATGGTGCTGTCAGTTGTGAGGGATGCAAAGGTTTCTTTAAAAGGAGTGTGAGGAAGAACTTGACCTACAGTTGTCGTAGCAACCAGGACTGTATCATCAATAAACACCATCGGAATCGTTGCCAGTTTTGTAGGCTTAAGAAATGTCTAGAGATGGGCATGAAAATGGAAT CGGTTCAAAGTGAAAGAAAGCCTTTTGATGTGCAACGTGAAAAACCAACCAACTGTGCAGCTTCCACTGAAAAAATCTATATCAGAAAAGATCTACGAAGCCCTCTAATAGCAACTCCAACATTTGTGGCAGATAAAGATGGGACGCG GTCAGCAGGTCTTCTTGATCCGGGAATGCTTGTGAATATTCAGCAGCCTTTGATCAGGGATGATGGTACAGTCCTCCTAGCTGCTGACTCCAAG GCTGAAACAAGCCAGGGTGCTTTAGGAACACTAGCAAATGTTGTAACATCTCTTGCTAATCTCAGCGAGTCACTAAATAATGGAGATACttctgaagttcaacaagaagaGCAATCTGCAAGTGAGATTACACG ggcatTTGATACTTTGGCTAAAGCACTTAATACCACAGATGGTACAGCAGCTCATAACTTGGCAGATGGGATGGATCCTACAGGAGGAGGGAATATTCATGTAATCAGTAGAGATCAGTCAACACCAATTATTGAAGTGGAAGGACCCCTACTTACAGATACACATGTCACATTTAAG ctGACAATGCCTAGTCCAATGCCAGAGTACCTTAATGTACACTACATCTGTGAGTCAGCATCACGACTACTTTTCCTCTCTATGCACTGGGCTAGGTCCATACCTGCATTTCAAGCTCTGGG GCAGGACTGTAATACAAGCCTTGTGCGTGCCTGCTGGAATGAGCTGTTTACCTTAGGCCTGGCACAGTGTGCACAGGTGATGAGTCTGTCTACTATCCTAGCAGCTATTGTCAACCATCTCCAGAACAGCATACAGGAAG ATAAACTTTCTGGAGACAGAATAAAGCAAGTCATGGAGCACATCTGGAAACTTCAGGAATTCTGTAACAGCATGGCCAAGCTCGATATTGATGGATATGAATATGCATACCTTAAAGCTATAGTCCTCTTTAGCCCTG atCACCCTGGTCTGACCAGTTCAACCCAAATAGAAAAATTCCAGGAGAAGGCACAGATGGAATTGCAGGACTATGTACAAAAAACCTATCCAGAAGATACTTATag TATGTTTCAGGAGTCTGATTTGCATCAAGATAGGCCGTTGCTACAAAGGGAACCAACAAAAGATAAAGGCGTGTga
- the NR2C2 gene encoding nuclear receptor subfamily 2 group C member 2 isoform X2, with the protein MTSPSQRIQIISTDSSVASPQRIQIVTDQQTGQKIQIVTAVDSAVSPKQQFILASPDGTGAGKVILAAPETSNTKQLIFTTTDNIVPGRIQIVTDSASVERLLGKADVQRPQVVEYCVVCGDKASGRHYGAVSCEGCKGFFKRSVRKNLTYSCRSNQDCIINKHHRNRCQFCRLKKCLEMGMKMESVQSERKPFDVQREKPTNCAASTEKIYIRKDLRSPLIATPTFVADKDGTRSAGLLDPGMLVNIQQPLIRDDGTVLLAADSKAETSQGALGTLANVVTSLANLSESLNNGDTSEVQQEEQSASEITRAFDTLAKALNTTDGTAAHNLADGMDPTGGGNIHVISRDQSTPIIEVEGPLLTDTHVTFKLTMPSPMPEYLNVHYICESASRLLFLSMHWARSIPAFQALGQDCNTSLVRACWNELFTLGLAQCAQVMSLSTILAAIVNHLQNSIQEDKLSGDRIKQVMEHIWKLQEFCNSMAKLDIDGYEYAYLKAIVLFSPDHPGLTSSTQIEKFQEKAQMELQDYVQKTYPEDTYRLARILVRLPALRLMSSSITEELFFTGLIGNVPIDSIIPYILKMETAEYNGQITGTSA; encoded by the exons ATGACCAGCCCTTCCCAACGTATCCAGATAATTTCCACAGACTCCTCTGTAGCTTCACCACAACGCATTCAG ATTGTGACAGATCAGCAAACAGGTCAAAAAATCCAAATAGTGACAGCAGTGGACTCAGCTGTGTCTCCAAAGCAACAGTTTATTTTAGCCAGTCCAGATGGAACTGGTGCAGGAAAGGTGATATTGGCAGCACCTGAGACATCCAACACCAAACAGCTTATCTTTACCACCACGGACAACATTGTGCCAGGCAGAATTCAG ATAGTGACAGACTCTGCTTCGGTGGAACGTTTGCTGGGAAAAGCTGATGTTCAGCGGCCCCAGGTAGTAGAATATTGTGTAGTCTGTGGCGATAAAGCATCAG GTCGTCACTATGGTGCTGTCAGTTGTGAGGGATGCAAAGGTTTCTTTAAAAGGAGTGTGAGGAAGAACTTGACCTACAGTTGTCGTAGCAACCAGGACTGTATCATCAATAAACACCATCGGAATCGTTGCCAGTTTTGTAGGCTTAAGAAATGTCTAGAGATGGGCATGAAAATGGAAT CGGTTCAAAGTGAAAGAAAGCCTTTTGATGTGCAACGTGAAAAACCAACCAACTGTGCAGCTTCCACTGAAAAAATCTATATCAGAAAAGATCTACGAAGCCCTCTAATAGCAACTCCAACATTTGTGGCAGATAAAGATGGGACGCG GTCAGCAGGTCTTCTTGATCCGGGAATGCTTGTGAATATTCAGCAGCCTTTGATCAGGGATGATGGTACAGTCCTCCTAGCTGCTGACTCCAAG GCTGAAACAAGCCAGGGTGCTTTAGGAACACTAGCAAATGTTGTAACATCTCTTGCTAATCTCAGCGAGTCACTAAATAATGGAGATACttctgaagttcaacaagaagaGCAATCTGCAAGTGAGATTACACG ggcatTTGATACTTTGGCTAAAGCACTTAATACCACAGATGGTACAGCAGCTCATAACTTGGCAGATGGGATGGATCCTACAGGAGGAGGGAATATTCATGTAATCAGTAGAGATCAGTCAACACCAATTATTGAAGTGGAAGGACCCCTACTTACAGATACACATGTCACATTTAAG ctGACAATGCCTAGTCCAATGCCAGAGTACCTTAATGTACACTACATCTGTGAGTCAGCATCACGACTACTTTTCCTCTCTATGCACTGGGCTAGGTCCATACCTGCATTTCAAGCTCTGGG GCAGGACTGTAATACAAGCCTTGTGCGTGCCTGCTGGAATGAGCTGTTTACCTTAGGCCTGGCACAGTGTGCACAGGTGATGAGTCTGTCTACTATCCTAGCAGCTATTGTCAACCATCTCCAGAACAGCATACAGGAAG ATAAACTTTCTGGAGACAGAATAAAGCAAGTCATGGAGCACATCTGGAAACTTCAGGAATTCTGTAACAGCATGGCCAAGCTCGATATTGATGGATATGAATATGCATACCTTAAAGCTATAGTCCTCTTTAGCCCTG atCACCCTGGTCTGACCAGTTCAACCCAAATAGAAAAATTCCAGGAGAAGGCACAGATGGAATTGCAGGACTATGTACAAAAAACCTATCCAGAAGATACTTATag GCTAGCCCGGATTCTAGTTCGCCTGCCAGCACTTAGGCTAATGAGCTCTAGCATTACTGAGGAACTATTTTTTACTGGTCTCATTGGAAATGTTCCCATTGACAGCATAATTCCCTACATTCTCAAAATGGAAACAGCAGAATACAATGGTCAAATAACTGGCACATCTGCGTAG